In Neofelis nebulosa isolate mNeoNeb1 chromosome 10, mNeoNeb1.pri, whole genome shotgun sequence, one DNA window encodes the following:
- the LOC131486576 gene encoding LOW QUALITY PROTEIN: olfactory receptor 51F1-like (The sequence of the model RefSeq protein was modified relative to this genomic sequence to represent the inferred CDS: inserted 2 bases in 1 codon), producing MLQIQENMQILSNLTSKFPTFLLTGIPGLESVHAWISIPFCCLYAIALSGNSMILFLIITQQSLHEPMYYFLSLLSAADLGLAISTMSTTLGILWFDATEVNLDTCIIQMFFLHGFTFIESGVLVAMAFDRYVAICDPLRYTTILTNSRIIQMSLLMIIRSVVLIVPLLLLLKPLYFCRENVLSHSYCYHPDVIKLACSDTQANSICGLIDLILTTGVDTPCIILSYILIIRCVLSIASPEERHKVFSTCVSHIGAVAIFYIPMISLSLVHRYGPSAPKVVHSMMANIYLLFPPVLNPIIYSVKTKQIRKAXYSVFSLQNKQSCLFEKNLKKVTFTVKK from the exons ATGCTACAAATCCAGGAAAACATGCAGATCTTAAGTAACTTGACATCTAAATTTCCAACCTTCTTATTGACTGGAATTCCTGGCCTAGAGTCTGTCCATGCGTGGATTTCTATCCCCTTCTGCTGTCTCTATGCCATTGCCCTCTCTGGGAACAGCATGATCCTGTTTCTCATCATTACCCAGCAGAGTCTCCACGAACCCATGTACtatttcctctctctgctttcagcTGCTGACTTGGGGTTGGCCATTTCTACAATGTCAACAACATTAGGTATCCTCTGGTTTGATGCAACGGAAGTCAATCTAGATACCTGCATTATCCAGATGTTTTTTCTTCATGGATTTACATTCATAGAATCTGGGGTGCTGGTGGCTATGGCTTttgaccgctatgtggccatctgtgaTCCTCTGAGGTATACTACTATTCTCACTAATTCCAGAATAATTCAGATGAGCTTGTTAATGATTATACGTAGTGTAGTATTAATAGTACCACTACTTTTGCTCCTTAAGCCTCTCTATTTCTGTAGAGAAAATGTCCTTTCCCACTCCTACTGCTACCAcccagatgtgattaaattagcATGTTCAGATACTCAGGCCAACAGCATCTGTGGATTAATTGATCTCATCCTGACCACAGGAGTAGATACACCATGCATTATCCTGTCATATATCTTGATCATTCGCTGTGTGCTCAGTATTGCCTCCCCTGAAGAACGCCATAAGGTCTTCAGCACTTGTGTGTCCCACATTGGAGCGGTCGCTATTTTCTACATCCCCATGATAAGCCTATCCTTGGTGCATCGCTATGGTCCATCAGCCCCCAAAGTGGTCCATTCGATGATGGCTAATATATATCTGCTTTTTCCTCCAGTGCTCAACCCCATCATCTAtagtgtaaaaacaaaacagattcgcAAAGC ATATTCAGTCTTCTCCTTGCAAAACAAACAGAGCTGTTTGTTTGAGAAAAACCTGAAAAAAGTGACTTTCACTGTAAAAAAGTAG
- the LOC131488592 gene encoding olfactory receptor 52R1-like, which translates to MLASGNHSSYPVSFILLGIPGLENSQFWIAFPLCAMYVVAIIGNTTVLHIIRIDHTLHEPMYLFLAMLAITDLVLSSSTQPKMLAILWFHAHETEYHACLIQVFFIHAFSSVESGVLMAMALDRYVAICFPLRHSSVLTPAIVGKLGAAVMMRALLLVSPFCIMVSRMPFCPNQIIPQPYCEHMAVLKLVCADTRVNRAYGLFVAFSVVGFDMIVISVSYVMILRTVLGLPSGQAQLKAFGTCGSHICVILALYIPALFTFLTHRFGHHVSRAVHIMFANLYLLVPPMLNPIIYGVRTKQIRNRVIQGCCGKDP; encoded by the coding sequence ATGCTGGCTTCAGGGAATCACTCATCTTATCCTGTGTCCTTCATCCTACTTGGGATCCCAGGACTCGAGAATTCCCAATTTTGGATTGCCTTTCCTCTCTGTGCCATGTATGTTGTGGCTATAATTGGCAATACCACTGTCCTCCATATAATCCGAATTGACCACACTCTGCATGAGCCCATGTACCTCTTTCTAGCCATGCTGGCTATCACTGACCTGGTCCTCTCGTCTTCCACCCAACCTAAAATGCTGGCTATACTCTGGTTTCATGCTCATGAGACTGAATACCATGCCTGCCTCATCCAGGTGTTCTTCATCCATGCCTTTTCCTCTGTGGAGTCTGGGGTACTCATGGCTATGGCCTTGGACCGTTATGTGGCCATCTGCTTCCCACTCCGTCACTCAAGTGTCCTGACCCCAGCTATAGTGGGTAAATTGGGAGCAGCTGTGATGATGAGAGCATTGCTGTTGGTGAGCCCCTTCTGCATTATGGTCTCCAGGATGCCCTTCTGCCCCAACCAGATCATTCCCCAGCCGTACTGTGAACACATGGCTGTGCTAAAGCTGGTGTGTGCAGATACTAGAGTAAATCGTGCATATGGGCTCTTTGTGGCCTTCTCTGTGGTTGGCTTTGATATGATTGTCATCAGTGTATCCTATGTGATGATTTTGAGAACTGTTCTGGGGTTGCCTTCTGGTCAAGCCCAGCTCAAGGCTTTTGGCACATGTGGATCCCATATCTGTGTCATCTTGGCTTTATATATCCCTGCCCTCTTCACTTTTCTCACCCACCGCTTTGGACATCATGTGTCCCGAGCAGTACATATCATGTTTGCCAATCTCTATCTCCTGGTTCCTCCCATGCTCAACCCCATCATCTATGGAGTTAGAACCAAGCAGATCAGGAACAGGGTTATTCAAGGTTGTTGTGGAAAAGATCCCTGA
- the LOC131488594 gene encoding olfactory receptor 52R1-like codes for MLASGNISAHPAYFILLGIPGLENSQFWIAFPLCAMYVVAIIGNTTVLHIIRIDHTLHEPMYLFLAMLAITDLVLSSSTQPKMLAILWFHAHETEYHACLIQVFFIHAFSSVESGVLIAMALDRYVAICFPLRHSSVLTPAIVGKLGAAVMMRALLLVSPFCIMVSRMPFCPNQIIPQPYCEHMAVLKLVCADTRVNRAYGLFVAFSVVGFDMIVISVSYVMILRTVLGLPSGQAQLKAFGTCASHICVILAFYIPALFTFLTHRFGHHVPGAVHIMFANLYLLVPPMLNPIIYGVRTKQIKDRVIQGCCGKDP; via the coding sequence ATGCTGGCTTCAGGGAACATCTCTGCTCATCCTGCATACTTCATCCTACTTGGGATCCCAGGACTCGAGAATTCCCAATTTTGGATTGCCTTTCCTCTCTGTGCCATGTATGTTGTGGCTATAATTGGCAATACCACTGTCCTCCATATAATCCGAATTGACCACACTCTGCATGAGCCCATGTACCTCTTTCTAGCCATGCTGGCTATCACTGACCTGGTCCTCTCGTCTTCCACCCAACCTAAAATGCTGGCTATACTCTGGTTTCATGCTCATGAGACTGAATACCATGCCTGCCTCATCCAGGTGTTCTTCATCCATGCCTTTTCCTCTGTGGAGTCTGGGGTACTCATAGCTATGGCCTTGGACCGTTATGTGGCCATCTGCTTCCCACTCCGTCACTCAAGTGTCCTGACCCCAGCTATAGTGGGTAAATTGGGAGCAGCTGTGATGATGAGAGCATTGCTGTTGGTGAGCCCCTTCTGCATTATGGTCTCCAGGATGCCCTTCTGCCCCAACCAGATCATTCCCCAGCCGTACTGTGAACACATGGCTGTGCTAAAGCTGGTGTGTGCAGATACTAGAGTAAATCGTGCATATGGGCTCTTTGTGGCCTTCTCTGTGGTTGGCTTTGATATGATTGTCATCAGTGTATCCTATGTGATGATTTTGAGAACTGTTCTGGGGTTGCCTTCTGGTCAAGCCCAGCTCAAGGCTTTTGGCACATGTGCGTCCCATATCTGTGTCATCTTGGCTTTTTATATCCCAGCGCTCTTTACATTCCTCACCCACCGCTTTGGACATCATGTGCCCGGAGCAGTACATATCATGTTCGCTAATCTCTATCTCCTGGTACCTCCTATGCTCAACCCCATCATCTATGGAGTTAGAACCAAGCAGATAAAGGACAGGGTTATTCAAGGTTGTTGTGGAAAAGATCCTTGA